The Alnus glutinosa chromosome 10, dhAlnGlut1.1, whole genome shotgun sequence DNA window AATCTCCCGCTCCTTGGCCGATGTAAGACAAtcccatttctttttctatgcAATACCAAGGGAAATGggtaaagaaagaaatgacACTATGGAGCTAAATAGGAAAAGATGGCTTATAAGCCTAACCCACAAAGCTAACTCATTCATACAATTGCCTACTGAAAGAGGACCGTGGTGGTATGCTATACTTGCATACATTGGATGGAAGACAAAACTGTCAAGAGTGTTGGTGGTTGGAATTTGGATGTTTGTGGGTCGTGGTTGTTGCCAGGTGAGTGGATGGCATGGCACCATTTCCGCATAAGTCAAATCTGAAAAATGTGCATTTGGATACTCTCCAGTTCATTTGAGTATCCAGATAGTGTTATTTGAGGGATAAAATTGTCCTTTCACATTTTTATGAACAATTTTGCCCCTCAAGTAAAACTAAccggatcctctccggttcaaaTGTTGAGTGCCATTTCCGCATGCATGCAGTTTTTTCGTCAGGTACATTATGTATCTCAGAGGTTCAATACAATGTGCTTTTGGTATAAAGTAAATATTGATTAACTCATGTACAGCAGAAATAGCAGTAACAGAGTAAGAAAAGTAAACACTGATATAAATTCTTCTTTAATTATCATACTGGTATGAATCGATCCTGTTTGTTGGAAagagttgtataaaaaattaatcatgGAAACAATGACATCCccttgaaaattttcttttgaaggGTTTATGCTACAAACATTAAtatggaaaaaataataataattgaaatccTAAGATTCTCAAAATCATACCATTTCCAATTCAAGTGCAAATTCTCTGCACCACTAACACAAAACTTGAGCGAGCCACATTGTCTTCAAGCCATCTTTTGAGAAAATCCCTCAAAACTTATCCCTGTCATGATGCCTGCACCACTGCCAAGAAAGGCAAAGAAATGAGAGAATCTATACCTGAGACAAGAAACACGAGTTTGAGTTGGAAAGAATCATCATCCTCCAGTAGTATAAGTGTTTGGAATGCTCTGCAAAAACATAGCCCTCGCAGCAGGGTCAGTTGAAAATTGACCCAATACAGCAATTGTAGCCGTGCTACTTCCAATCTTCTCAATCCCTCTAGAGATCATACAGGTGTGGTTAGCCTCTACAACTACTATCACATCTCCACCTAACAGTGATGAAACAGTCTCTGCAATCTGCCTGGTGAGTCTTTCCTGAACTTGAAGCTTGCAACCATAAAAATGTACTATCGACTGTAACAGGGATTTTCCAATGGGATTGAGTCCCTCGGTACAAAAGTATCCTACATGCACAACCCCATGAAAAGGAAGTAAATGATGCTCACACTGAGACCAACATGACAAGTTCAGCTCAGAATGAATCTGTTTTTCACTCGGGGTGACTTCCCCATTAGGTTTTAGAAGATCCATCCCACCACAAACAAAGCCATTCAGCTTCATCTCCAAATTATTGTTTTGAAAGTTCATAAGCCACTTCACAAAGCGACAAGGAGTTGCTAAGAGCTCTTTCCTTAATGGGTCCTCACCCAGAGACCTGAGAATTGAAGCTACTGCGGTAACCATTCCCGGATTGGCTGCTCCATTGTTGGAGGAAGTTTTCTCACTTGAAGAAGATTGGGATGGGCACCAACATTGATCGCTTGAGTGTCTTCTACAGGCTTTCTCCACATTTATGCCTCTAAATTTCAGAAGACTCAAAAAATCACCCCACGCTTCTGcattatcattttcaaaaaccCCTGAACCCGAAGAAACCAGAACCTTTACCCATCCTTGGTGATTTGAGTCAAGAAAGACAGATTCCAGGTTAGggaaatggatgtgaaaacattGGAGAATGACAGCAACACCTGCCGGCTTGATACCATGGTGCAAAGCTGAACAAACTTCGTCGGCCAGCCGCTGTGGATCTTGGAGTCGTTTGGCAAATACATCAGCTACTCGGGAGAGCTTACTTAAGCCTACAACTCGTTGACCAGAAGGCACATAACCTACATGACACTTCACCTGGAATGGAAGCAAGCATGACTCACAGTATGAGAAGAGATCAAGGTCTCGAACAATCACGAGTCCACCTGCACCTCCAGCATGACCAACTCCATTATCCAGACCAGCTTCAGGGAATAAAGCACCTTGGACAATTTCCTTTACCGTTTGTCTATAACCTAAAAATAGTAACAATAATGTATTTTAAAGTAATTCGAgtcacaatttcaaaaaaaaaaaatgataataatttgAGTCATGGATTCATATCTAGTTCAAGAAGATATTTTAGCTGACATCGATATTGATATTGTGTACTTTCTTTTTTACGTAGAGAAATTTATTCATATCTCATATTTGCAGCAAAATAGCCTATTATTACCATTTTCATCACCAGAAACCTGCTTACTACCCAGGAGTTTAAGCAATGCACCAAAAGCCAAATATTATAAGAGGATAGGAAAAGAGCACATTATTTTGGTGTCATTCATCCGcgagaaaacaaaattgaaCAATATGCAATCACTCATTCAACAATGTAAACGTTTCCTGAAAACCTAAGTCCCTTACAATTGCAAACCTAATGTAGATTTTGTATCAATCTACAAAAATTATTCACTATTTAAATGTCATTTCTAAACTGTAAATGGTATTAACCTTTAtggtatgaaaaataaattttatacaaattgaACTGATTAACCTTCAGTGGCCCCATAAATTATCAGAATGAACACAAATGATGGATATTGGTGATAAACTCAGATGTACAAGGTGCCAAGCAAAACAGGTTGCCACTAGGGAATGTAATGTCAGATAAAGAAGTTCATCAGACATTTCTATGATATTATTATGTGAAAACAGACAAACGAGGTAATTTACTCGGAAATTAAACATTTGTAACTCTTCTAGGAATACAGATACCAAAAGAATGTCTTGGCATTTTTCTTGTTATACCTACATAGATCCATCACATTACATAATTATAGTTGTATACTTCGTGCGTGTATGATAAAAGTTGCATCTTCTagccagaaaagaaaaggaaaaaagattgaaaatgtATTCATATAGATGGATATGATTCAAACGCATAATGCAGCAGCAAGCACAAAAGTAATGGTGACTGGCCCCTAAAAGCCGACGGCCTAAATAAAGCAGAATCAATACTGCATTTTTTCTTATGTTATAGCACCTCTCTTTGCACAAGAGCAGCAAGCACAAAAGTAATGGTGACTGGCCTCTAAAAGCTGACGGCCTAAATAAAGCAGAATCAATACTGGATTCTTTCTTCTGGATAACAATTAAACTAACTATCAGGATAACAATTATAACTTTGTAATTTAAGAAGGATGGTATAATACCAATGCCCTCTTTTCCAATTGAGCAAATGGGGATCCTGTTCATTTAAACTAACCATCAAGTTGACAATGACAACTTTGCAGTGTAAAAAGGATGGTATGATACCAATGCCCTCTTTTCCAATTGATAATCCAATCTACTAAACAACATTTCTACTATCTCCTTCCACTAAAATCAGGAAAGTCACCTTCTCTAAGCTTCCATGGGACTCACAGGAAGAGCTCCCAGCTTGCCCTAATTCTGTCACCAAATTTATAGAACAAAGGGTAAGGTTAAGCCCCAAACTTACACAATGAAAAACCTAGTTCCAGAAGGTCCTACTTGATGGCAAAGACGACACATCTAATACGTCAAAATCATGAATAGAACACCATTGTGCTCATAAACCTGTTTTATTGTAGTATCCTGAGAATTAGAACCTTTGCAATCTACATACAAGACAAAACAGTCAACTGAAATACAAAGACATGCACAGGTGTCCAAGACTTAAATGATGAGTCAAAAACACTTCAAGAAATCCAAAATTTTCATACTACCAGATGTTATTTGTGTAACTTTGACAAATAGAGTAGACTATGAAGATGAGTGATACTAGGATTTGCCTTTGATAGGCTCAAAGTAAATGCCTTGATGGGCAGCCTCTAGAGCTCAAATTCCTGTAATTTACACCTGTGTATATCAAGCAAGTGCCCCAAAATTTAGTACTTGCATAAACCATGATAAATGCATTCAGACCTACTAACAGATTATATTTAAACCACAAAACCAAGACTTAagcccttttcaaaaatatcaaaacatcTTTTCTGCATGCCGTATCACAAGCAATTAGCCTTATATAATACTTCTGAGGTCCTAAAGAAAATTTCTGCGATTGTCGTTGAGACGGAATGGAACCAGATATAGGTTGAGCATCCTGCTATAATGCTATTCATCTTTAATTGTATAAGAAGCAGGAGCGCAGCCAGGAGTCTTGGGTGGTCCAGGGCGCCcccaaaactttcaaaatcccttttatatttatttagatATTTTTATAGCAATCACTTCACAGGTAGCATCAGAAAAGTTATTAAGGAGAGGTGCCCCTGTTTGCCAGGAAGTAAAAATACAAGCATATCACCGTTTCTAGGTGGAAGTAGCATGGAAAAGATAGCAAAAGCTACCCACAACCTACTAGATCCTTTACTCGATAAGTTATGCAAGTGGTCCACCAACTACCATATAAATCATGGGTTTCCCATCCAATAAACAAACTACGACCATTCTAGGCAGGCATTTACAAAAGAAGTAACAAGAAAGCACTTTGTAGCACCAGTGCCCCACTGAAATTCATAGAAGAACGCACAAGGACagttaaaatatcaaaatgatatTACTTGCCCATGTTCTGGGTAGAATTAGTGAATGTATGTCAAATAAGGAGGTAACAAATATTATAACTGAAATAGAACGACGAAAAGAATACATGTGACCAATGCTGATTAGTTGATGAGGGTCTGTAGAGCTGACTCCATTTTAATTGGATTAAGGCTTAGTTGATTTTAGTTGGATAGATGAAAGCCCGTGAAGGACCAATAAACCAAGGAACATATTTTTTGTACTCACTCACGAGAAATATGGCCAGAAGGAACATAAATCAAAAGACATGCCTGTATTCGTTGAGGACTGCAACAAAAGCATGAAAAAGCATAGACACCTACTATAATAGTCAATATTTTCCATTAACAAACAAAGACAGCAATATTGGTTTGCCGTTAAGTTCCCAACATCGATCAATACTGGTTTGCCATTAAGTTCCCAACATCGATCTTATTAATGTATCAACATGCAAAGTTTAAATtattaacattaaaatattaagatGTTGACCGTTGACTATCTTTGATTAGTAAACAACAGCTTTCCAGCCacccaaaatctcaagaaaACTAAATAAGCTGTTATGAATATAGAGACAGTTAAACAAGGCTATGgccaaaaaaaaacccacctcTGGTTCCCTCTCGAAGGGCCTTGGCGACCCGAAGAGGGGTCTTCCGGAGACCTTCTCTGTTAATATCCTCCCCTAAACCCTGCAATAGAACTTTCACAGCATCCTTAATGGCAATAGTCTCTGGCTCTTCCTCAAATCCCAGCTCAATGCAACCCAGTTTCACTCCATTCTCAAGTTCCACATCCAAGTGTCCCTCATCCAAAGCGCCCATTGACAGACCACAAATCCCACAAATAACCCCGACCCAGATACCAAACCTTCCTAAGAACCAAAAGCCAGCAATGAATCagggcaaaaaaaaatcaaatcgtAGGCACCCAGATGAAGAGCAAGAGCAAAACTAAGAACAGTCACGGATTACCacataaaaatcaataaatcaaTCAGAAAGTTCAAAATTTGGGACACccagatgaagaagaagagcgaAAGGAAAGGTGGGTCACGCAGAATACAATTCGAACCCTCTAAACAACCAAAAACCCAGTAACGAATCAATAAGAATATCCAAAACTTGAGCTACTGTATCACAAAGAATCCAAACCAAACCCAAATAGGCAGGAGTCCCGGTATAGAATCAATACAAACATCCAAAATCTAAGCTACCCAGAAGAAGAGCAAGACGCAAATGGGACACACGGATCAAACaaagacaagaagaaaatgagtttAAAAGAGGCGGAAGGGATGGCTGAGTTCGTGAAGAGAAACGTATGGTTACCGCTGATCTTTGGAATGTGTGGATTCTTAGGTTTCCCTCATCGAAATGTGGACCCACTTGCACCCACAAGAAGAAGAGTAGTGGGTGTGGTTTTGTACGAGAGCGGACGATCTGGGTCGGTACACTCTCACTTTTTGCTTTCGTTGTCTGAGTTCTCTTATATAGATACGACCATCCGGGGACGTGAGGTAGCGTTTCAAAGAGAGATGTATTGGTGACAATTTGTGATGGTGTATTTGTTCGGACGTAAAATTGATGGAACTAAAAATGATGTTAgatcgaaatcattttcagtttggcaaaatgtttatttaaattttgaaaaataatttacagtttcaaaattataaattattttttgaatttaaattttttatttttacaagcaTGTTTGTGAGAATTCGTCATCACTGACCATTGAAGTTTGTTGGTAACCTGAATATGTCGCCTAAAGTCTCTGGATTTCGAGATCTGATCGTTGGAATCTGACAACTGTGCTATATTCTGATAACACTGACCGAAATATGGCGGCACAATGGTCGGAATTTGGCCAGTGCCACTGGATTCCGACCAATATCGCCAGTCGTTTTTCGTTGTCGgtgattttttttacaaactaaacatcgaaaaatattttaagggaaatcataaaaaatgattttgttgaaaatattttcaaatagaAAATAGTTTAGGTCGAAACAGACGAAacattagttttttattattttaaaacataaatataagcCTATATAAGTTAATCGAAATTcgattcgtttaattaaataggtcataGTCTTAACTATAACTTAGTAAGTACTAATTTTCATGTCGAGATTGCAGCTTGTGTAAAAACTTGCCCATC harbors:
- the LOC133879679 gene encoding GTP cyclohydrolase 1, whose protein sequence is MGALDEGHLDVELENGVKLGCIELGFEEEPETIAIKDAVKVLLQGLGEDINREGLRKTPLRVAKALREGTRGYRQTVKEIVQGALFPEAGLDNGVGHAGGAGGLVIVRDLDLFSYCESCLLPFQVKCHVGYVPSGQRVVGLSKLSRVADVFAKRLQDPQRLADEVCSALHHGIKPAGVAVILQCFHIHFPNLESVFLDSNHQGWVKVLVSSGSGVFENDNAEAWGDFLSLLKFRGINVEKACRRHSSDQCWCPSQSSSSEKTSSNNGAANPGMVTAVASILRSLGEDPLRKELLATPCRFVKWLMNFQNNNLEMKLNGFVCGGMDLLKPNGEVTPSEKQIHSELNLSCWSQCEHHLLPFHGVVHVGYFCTEGLNPIGKSLLQSIVHFYGCKLQVQERLTRQIAETVSSLLGGDVIVVVEANHTCMISRGIEKIGSSTATIAVLGQFSTDPAARAMFLQSIPNTYTTGG